The Solanum dulcamara chromosome 2, daSolDulc1.2, whole genome shotgun sequence region AGTAGTAGGTCCATTTGTTAGGTGAAATTAGTCGAGATGCATAGGCTAATGAATccctttattttgaaaaaatggtGTGACTTATTCGTCGATGAAGTTGATGTGAGAAGGTTGAGAATAATGAGGTCTTAGGTTTGAATGCAAAATTAGTAGGTGATTTGTTCCCGTTTGTTAACTCGGGTAACATGTATCAAGTGAAATTAGTCGAGATGCATGCAAACTGGACCTgacataacaacaacaactaggTTGGCTAGATGAATCCCTTTAGTTGAAAAGAAAAAGGTGGGATCTAGTCGTCGATGAAGTCGATGTTAGTGGGTTGAAAATAATGAGGTCTTAGGTTTGAATGCAAAAGTAGTTGGTGAATTCTTCCCATTTGTTAACTCAGGTAACATGTATCACGTGAAATTAGTCGAGATGCATGCAAACTGAACCCGACACAACAATAACAACTAGGTTGGCTAGATGAATccctttatttttctcaaaaaaaggTGTGACCTAGTCGTAAATGAAGTCGATGTAAGTGGGTTGAGAATAATGAGGTCTTAGGTTTGAATGGAAAACTAgtaggtgatttcttcccatttgTTACCTCGGGTAACATGTATCACGTGAAATTAGTCGAGATGCTAGATGaatcttcctttttttctttttataagaaAATGAAATTGGGGCAGGGGATTACAAGGTGGTGAATCAAACTGTCACCTTATATAGCCAACCATCTTAGCTATTAAGATTTCATCTAGCTAGATGAATCCCCACTTCTTCATTGAAGCTCATTTCATGATTCATCATTTGTACTATTGTAATGTGGTTTTAAGATTCTTATTTTGCACATTGTTGACTTATTTTTGGGTTGCAACTGTGTGAGCTTACGATAGGAGCAAGTTACTTTAGCTTTTCCCCAAAAAGGAACAAACTTGAAAGATGACTGTTTATGTTAAATGAGAAAGAAATTAGAAGCAATGGGTGGATGTCAGATTCAATCTAAGTTATAGAGGAAACACCTATTTGTTGTTGCAAGTGTCTGAACtttcaaaatgagatagtttatttttgctattttggaaaaagaagtgaacttgaacttgaaagaTGACGGTTTATGTTGCCTAAGAAAGAAATTAGAAGCAATGGGTGAGTTAGCAGATTCATAACCTGTTTGACCAAGCTTCGGGGAGGCCAAAAGTGCTTAACTTTTCCAAAACATGCTTATTTTAAAAATGTGAGGTGATTGACCAAGCTCTAGGGAGGCCAAGAGTGCTTAAGTTTTCCAAAATgtgcttattttaaaaaaattgaggtGTTTGGCCCAGAGTTTGGGCTAAAAAAATGTAGCTTTTCCCTAAAAGCACTTTTTTGAAAAGCATTTTTGGGAAAAAATACATTTAGAAGCACTTCTAAAAGTTTGGGCCAACACTAGTTGCTGCTCAAAAGTGCTTTTTAGATTTATTGGCCAAACACAAACTGCTTCTAAGCAAACATACTTTTTTTTGGAAAAGCTCTTTTAAAAAACAGACTTTTGAAAACAAGCTGATTTTAGAAGCTTGGCCAAACATGTTATCAATCTAACCTAAATAAGTTAATATAGAGGAAACACTTACTTTTGGTTGCAACTGTGTGAACTTACAAGAGGAGCAAGTTTCTTTAGTTTTTAGGGGAAAAGAAACAAACTTAAAATTGAAAGGTGATTGTTTATGGAAGATTGGAAgttaccagtttcaaaaaaaaggaAGGTGCTTGTTTAGTTAAATGAGAAAGAAATTAGAAGCAATGGTGAGGTAGAAGATTCAATCTAACCCAAATTAGTCAAGATAGAGGAAATGAAAAATCTATAAGTTAGAAATAATTCAGGATTGACCTTGAGGTTATAGACTATCCATATATAGTAGTGATACAAAAGAGTTTCAAAACTGAATTAAAAAGATGGAAAGAATCATATCAGGATGAGTTTGGTTTCTTTCTGCTTAACaacattttaaaaagaatatagGAACATTTTGTGAACAATCCAATTGAACTTGACCACCGACCTCcttcttgaaagatatgacaaTGTTTTATTGGATTCTTAGCTAACTATTCTTCCTGAGGGTGTGCATACCATCCAATTAACGTAGATCATTACTTTGGAACATAGATGGAATAATGGGGATGCAGGGGCTCAGCAAAGGAGTAGACTTTAGTCCCTGAACATATGATACATTTGTCTTGAACATCCATATCCTCACTTACCATTTCTATATGTAGCAGTTAATACCAAAGTTAATACAATCATGTACAGTACCTTGAGAAAGTACAACTGGATCAGATACATATGGACTAGGTAATCAAATTCCTTCATGCAACATTGCTGCTAAAGTTGACTGAATAGGCAGAAGTGCCTGTGCTGATGTTTGTCCATATATTTGTTTCTAGACAAGATGCTTCATAGAAGGGGTAACATCCTTCAATTCAATTTCCAGAGGTTGCTATTTGTTAATAGCTTGTACAAGATGTTGTGGAGGTGTTAAGTAAGTGAAACTTAAGGTCCTCATTGCTGAGGTCTTCATTTAGTTACGGGGTATGTAGGATTAGGATGATCAAGGATGAGGATCAGATTTCTCAACCTcgtctcttttattttgaggATATTCAGCTTCACCATGTCCCTGATGAAAGCACACTGAATAGTATGATTGAAAGGGCGGAATTTCCGACCATTAGATCCAAATAATCAACAAGCTCTCCACCCTCTGGTGCGTGAAAAAAGAAGATCATTTAGAAATTCAGGGAGTTAAATAAGAAAAGGGAACTGAGACGTGTATTCTCGATTTTCTGTTTGTGAGGTGGACCCTTCAGAATGAGCTTGTATGTTTGCTATTTATGGTCTGAAGTCTGTACTTGCGCATCCAGATGCTGTGTGGTGGTTTTTTGACTTCTGTGCTGTATGCTTGTTTGCTGTCTTGAGTCAAAAACAATTTTGGTTAGGCTAGTTATGGTAATTAACTTGACAAACATTTCTTGgaataattgaattttttagtTTCTATTGGAAGGAAGCCTTAACTTCTATAAACTAGTCATGATAGGTTTATGGAGGGGCATAACCTCTCCTATGTCTTGAGATAAAGaatcattttcaatttttttcattcaCATTCAGTCAAAAGAACTGCAATCTTTGTCACATACTGTATCTCACTGAGCGTCattgtattttgattcttatATGACGCCTTTGCGTTCACACATGTGGCCATCCTTAATTCCCAAAGACTAATATTGACCCTCAAACACATCACCTTACGGATTGGATGGGAAGTTTTGCTTTTGTAAATACTAAATTAAAAAGGTGCTTAATCTCGAAAGTGTGTAGCAGAGCTGCATTTTTCAACTTATCAACTACATTCCTGTGAAAAAACAACTATCTTTTGATGTGACAATGCACCTTCACGAAACATTTCTTACTCCTCCTCCCCCTCTTGATATGTCGGACATAGTATTTTTTTGCAAAAGGACGTGACAAGGAAGTCCAAGTATGTACAAAAGCTACAAGTGGATCAAACTTTTAGCTTCAATGATATCATTGCTGATAGTAATTTTCTAGTCCTCCTAGTCACTCTCTTTTATGCCAAAATTTTTACACCATTTCACCTATCTTATACGTTTTGTACTTAACATGGGAATATGTCTTTATTGCTGCTTTAGGGGGAGGGGGGTTGAGAATACGTTTTAACTCTTTTTCCATTACTAGGGGTTATGCCTATAAAGATGCTTGGTATCATTATACTGGCACTGTGTAGAGGGTTTCAATTTACATTTTATGATTCCGGGATCAAattttttcatcttgttttcagTAATTTgaccaaaatatttaattgattATGCCACAGTATCTCATTCCCTTCTTACTCTTCACTGTGCTGATGTTTACCTTTGTGTTTGTTATATTTCCAGACCATGAGGAAAACAAAATATCTATTAAGTTCCTTCTATCAAATGCTGAGGCTGGTTCAATAATTGGAAAGGGCGGCTCGACAATCAGTGACTTTCAGTCTCGTTCTGGGGCGAGAATTCAGTTGTCACGCAACAATGAATTTTTCCCTGGTACCATGGATAGGATTGTAATGGTATCTGGGCCAATTGATGATGTACTCAAGGCAGTTGATCTTATTCTTAATAAACTACTAGATGAGGTAATATGATGTCTTAAATCCCATTCTGTGTACTGTTTTTGACAGatggcttgaaaatatttatcttctTCCAACTCAGAGTTATGTTGAAGATGGTGGTGATGTTGGCCCGCGATCAAAAGTTAGACTAGTTGTGCCCAACAGCTCTTGTGGTGGAATTATCGGGAAGGGAGGATCTGTGATAAAGTATGAATCTTTCCTCATTTTTATGTCCTATAAGTTTTTAGCTTGCTCCCCCGCCCCCAAATACGCTGCTCCTGAAAACACATGCAGGTTTCAtagtctcattactcatttaaGATAACTAGCTCTTCTTCTGTTCTTCCAAGCAAAGATTTCCTGATTCTAAGATGCTTGGTTTTGGTACTGATAATGTTAACTAGTTTCTGTAACATGACCAATCTGAATTTGCTGTTTTATAAGCATGCAATGGCACAGCCTTGTGCTGGAATGAGTTAGCTGACTTCGCCTTGACAAAAAAAATGTTCCATTTTCATTTTTATGTTTCTAACTGGAAGTTTGATCAACCGTGTGAGCCTTGCATCCTAGTTTATTACTGCTTTAAATCAAATAGTACATGCCATTAGAAGCTTTGGTTCAATTCTTCTTGTTGATCTGACTGGGTTCCTTGTCCCATTTGAATATTCGAACTCATTCGCTTTTAAACTTTGTCTTCATGGTTGAACTCCCTGGGTTAATGTGTTGGTACCCCTTCCCACACCAGGATGTTGTCAATGTGCAACATGTGAGTCTGGTGGGAATAAATGCTTAAAGTTGTTCGTTATTTTATTTAGTGCTTGTGACTTTATTGTTCGGGGAGGTTCTTAACACAGATATTCATAACCTAGGTCATCAAGCAAGAAAAGTTAGGATAATAACCATACAGTTAATCTGCAAATTAAGGGAATGCAGTGTTATCAAAGGTGAAGAGCAACAAGAAGCGCTGAAATTTGTTGGAGCTTTAAGCGCAAACACAAATAACGCATGGGTTTTATGGACAGGAGAAGGGAAAGATAAAAATCTATATGTAGTTCAAGAATGATAACTATAAACCGTAATATGtacagaaaaattgaaaaaaaattagaatttggtaaaaaaaaagagtgaaataTATATTGTCTAGTGTCAGTCTATCCAAGAAAAAACATAGTAATGATTTTCTTGCCTTAGCGCTTTTGTCCTGCAATGAAGCAATACTTGAGCGACGCGAAATGCACATCGTATTTTGCTCTAGCTTTAGGGCTTAAGTGCATCTCAAGCGCCTCTTTGACAACACTGACTATTTTATTTAATGGAGTTGTAAGTTGTAACTATTGTGTGAAAGTCCATTTTGAACTTCATCTGCAACCAAAATTATACAAAGGAAACACATTTTACTAAATTTCCAAATACAATTTAAGATACAAAACAAAAATGGTCGACAAAATCATCAAATTAACATAGATGGTTTTCTTTTACAGGTCATTTATTGAAGACTCTCGGGCTGGCATAAAAATATTACCTCAAGATGAAAACTTTCCAGGACTGCATGATAGGTTAGTAATAGTGATTGGAACTCTAGGGGAGCAGATGCGGGCTATTGAATTGATTCTATATAAGTTGGCCGAAGACACTCATTATGTACAGAACATGAATGCTCCATTTCCTTATGCAGGTATTATTCCAATTTAATTCATTtgtaatattttcatttaagTGATAGATCAGGAGGAATATGATGTGCTCCTCTGTCTTGATCATTATCTGTGCTTGTGAAATTCTTTTGGTATCGTTTCATACAGTACCTGAGGTAAATGAACGGATGAGTGGAGGGAAGACATTACTTGTTTCTTGTCTGTCATACTTTTCTACAACATTTATGACCATATCCTTAGTAATGTTTTCCAAGCTATTAGGTGTTCTATTTAGAAGATCATCATAGTAGTTGATTCTGCATCTTAAAGTTGTTTTATAATGTCATATTCTGATTCCTAGTTCTACTTCTACTGCCGCCTATTTTCTTAGCAGCTTATCTTGGAATGAACTACGGACCACCAAATGGAGTTGGAGGGAGATATCCAAATAACAGATATCAGAACAAGATGGAGCCTAATTCTGTGAGGACATCATTTTTATTGCCCCTAATGCTTTTGATTGGGTTTCAACCCACTTTTGCCTGAATTCAACTTAATTCTTTTTATTGGCTTTGAAGCTGATAACGGGAATGCTTTTATCATGTTCCTAAATAAGATTCTGCCattttcttccctttttttgaaaaagagtgCCATTTTCTTATGAACTGTCAGATTTTGTTATCAGTTTTTTGACCTGTGCCTACTTCGGTGGTTTTGCAGGAAGATAGGAACAATTCTGTCACTATTGGTGTTGCTGATGAGCGTATTGGTTTGGTGCTTGGCCGGAATGGAAGGAGTGTAATGGAGATAAGTCAGGTGAGTAAGGAAGTTGCAATCTTTTCCTTGTTTCTATATGTTGTAAGAGGTCGTTTGGATTAGAAACTAGTTATTCAGGGATTGCAATACATGGATTAGTCGTGCAAAGATCATTTTTCATCGGACATTTGGTTCTTTATACTGAAAAGGGGATATATAGGATTAGCTATTCAAGATTCAAAATACAAGTCAAACACGGGATGAAGAATACCAAACTTTATACCATGATTATCTTATACCTCAAACCAAACGAGTCCTAATTAAATATCTGCTGTCTGTTGCAGGTAAGTGGAGCTAGAATAAAGATATCAGATAGGGGCGATTTCATGTCTGGCACTTCTGACAGGTAAGATTTCCTGGATTTAGGCATGAGGATATATGAAGTATATCGTTACATTGCTCAGACTCTTCAAAATATTGCCGGATGTGTGTTTAATCCTCCAAAAGTAGTCATTTTTGGAGGATCTTACACAGGGTGGGCCAGCAATTTGAaaagtccgagcaacataggactatatatataaagacTTTCTGGACTTTTACAGGAAGGTGACCATTACTGGATCTCAAAGAGCTATCAGCATAGCCGAGTCCATGATATCTAAGAAAGTAGCAACAGTTACTGAGAGGTGATCTGATGGATTTCGATTTCTTAATATTTCGTTTATGTTATTCGTAATGTATTAGCTGAaatttcatatgcatatattgATTTTGGAACTATTTTGACATTTCTATAGTTGATGAGTTTGTGATTTGCTGATCCCCATATTGGCCAGAAGAGGAGAAGTTTCaactaaaagagaaaaaacagtGCATGAATTTTGTTTGAGTCTTTGATCATTTGAAGCAGAAATTTGAGGTAATAGAACTATTGTAATTGATTCAATTGACTGAATATATGGTCATTTTATACAGTTGTAATTTTTAAGTAGGTAAACATTAAATTGAGAATTGTGATTTTTATTGGATAATGACATTTATTTTGTTCCTTTATCATGTCTTGTAGAAAATGGTCATTTTCATCAATATCAGCATCTGTTTCAGTAACAACATATGAATCAAAGTTTAGTCTCTGACTGATTAGGCAACGATTCTGAGTGTACGTTAGTTAGTCGGagtaaataatatgaaattaaaagttaaagagaGTTGTAAGGAAAATTATGGTATAAAACATGCAAATATAAAACGTACAATGAAAAATTCATTACATAAATAAGTTTAAGTGAAAACCATGCATTTTATTTCACAAACTTCCTAATTTCATATGCAAATTATGTGtaaattaattaacttttttcaTCTAATATACTTCAAGGTTCATCCCCTCCATAGCCTCCATTTCCTCCTCCATACCCTGATCCATAGCCGGAGCCACTACCATAACCCGAACCATTGCCGCCACCTTCACCACCTCCTCCTCCACCAccgccaccaccaccaccaccacttcCATAACCAGAACCACTTCCACTTCCATAACCTGAGCCATTTCCTGAGccgccaccaccaccaccaccttgGCCACCACCGCCACCACCACCCCTACCTATTCCTCCACCTGATCCATACCCTGACCCTGATCCTGAGCCATATCCAGAGCCACTACCCCTTCCTGAGTTTCCACCACCACTGCCACCACCGccgccaccaccaccaccaccaccgccACCGCCTCCGCCATTCTCAAACACATCATTAGTCTCACCATACCCATAGCCTTTCCCAGAGCCATACCCTGATCCATAACCTGACCCCACCCCCAATGCTGACCCTCCACCACCACCTCCACCTCCCCCTCCGCCACCTCCTCCTCTACCATAAAATCTTGCACCAAAAGCAAGATCTACAAAGAGCAATATCAATAATATTGCAACTCCAATAAGTTTGGAATGCACCATTATATTAACTCCAAACTTCCAAAATGCAagacttatattatatatatcaaGTACAATAATACTAAATAAGTACTTGTGTTTATGCAATATTTATAAGGAAAGTGTGACTTGCCAAGAAAATAAATACTTATGATTGTGAATGACAAAGTTTAAGGTTATTCTTGCTATTTATAGGCACTCAAAATCCAACTTTTATAAGTTGCATGGTATTCTACTAGCCTCTTAAAGAGTAATATTTTATTGGAAGAGGAAACTATGAATATGTTGATTGGAGTTAGTGGTGTTGGTAGTGTATGTGTGGctgtatttttttataatataagtatattaaaACTTATCATGATGGGGTTCAAAGTGGTGGCCCTTCATCTAGCTTCATGGAAAATTATATCAAGAATTTAACAcacaaaagagaagtagttgcaagtatcttgggtctatcatgcaaggcagtggggagattgacgatgatgtcacacatcgtattggggtagggtggatgaaatggaggctcgcttccggagtgctatgtgacaagaatgtgccaccaaaacttaagggcaagttctacaaagtggtggttagaccggctatgctgtatggggaggagtgttggccagttaagacttctcacattcaaaagatgaaagttgctgagatgagaatgctgagatggatgtgtgggcacaccaggagcgacaggattagaaatgaggctattcgggacaaggtaggagtggcctcggtggaagacaagatgcgggaaatacgattgagatggtatggacatgtgaagaggagagacacagatgccccagtgcggaggtgtgagaggctggccatggatggttacagaagaggtaggggtaggccgaagaagtattggggagaagtgattagacaggacatgacgcagttacagcttacggaggacatgaccttagataggagggtgtggaggacccacattagggtagaaggctagtccatagtctcgttattcttctctattcataggtgtagtagtgcattacgatctcttgcgctttgacttctgatttctgttatttctgttattatttattactttctatgctttgattactcaattttacctgtgacgctttcattatttatttaatcgttatttgttattagtctttatttatttgtatttatttgtcatctatttgttatttgtttgttgtttttctcataaagcttttaattttctattcttatctaacattttttatgcatctatgcttttactgagccgagggtctccaggaaacagccgtcctaccttggtaggagtaaggtctgcgtacattctaccctccccagaccccatgttgtgggatttcactgggttgttgttgttgttgttgtatatccGAGACAGATCTAAGATTTTAAATTTACAAATtctatattttatgatagaataACGAGTAAGTTCGAGATAAAtagtttatacatatatatatataaaaagctATTGATACTATCGAATCTATAACTTGTGgtgtaattttaatttttttttaactaaagACACTTGTGGTGTAATTATGCTCCTGAGTTACATATATAGCGAGTGAGTTCGAGATAAATAGTTTATTAGTTTATTGTGGATTTTGATTGTCTAAAATGTGTAATATTATATGATGAATTTTTACTATACAATAATATATCAGAATGTTATCACCTAAGCAACGTTATATTAGTATCTGAGGATTTGAGGCAAGTTTAAATGGGATAATGTAAATAGTAAGATTTCATATAACATGTAATCAAGATATAATTGTTAGGTATTTATCTATATAATAACATGTAGCAACATAGATGGACCTAGATCATTTATAGGTTCACGTGAATCAGTagcatttatatatatttttttcgaaCTCAATTATTGTTATATATTAACTTTAAATAATATTAGAGATTTGATTGAATAACAAGAAAGGATTTACTAGGTCTTCAACATATGTTGTCTTTTGGTTGGATATAGGCATAATAGACATGCAATTATTTTGAACTCCTAAGCCACCAATGAATACCAAATACTAAAATAATTCATTAATTCACTATTCTTCGTTTTTTATTTAGTGTTTGATATTTATCTTAAAACTTTAATTAATTGGAATTTACATTACGTGATTTATTAAAATGCAAAATATTTcctaccaatttttttttaatacataaaatttgaattcgaaatttttaattaaagttgTCGAAATCCTATTCATCATACCATGAACCTTTCATTTATAGCACCCAGCAAGATGAGTAAGAGTTAATAGTTGTTTTACTTTATATGTGGTAGACTATAAACCTTTTTGATAAATAGTGCTTCCATGGTCCAATatgaaaaggaaagaaaaatattctaaatttgaTTGGATACCAAGTAAGGGTCAGTAGAAGTAAGTAATAGAGTCGGAATTTTTAATTAAaggaattaaaatatatattttttttaaaatg contains the following coding sequences:
- the LOC129881100 gene encoding protein BTR1-like isoform X2, which codes for MAMEGVQSDYNSSTEGLQEHSSSPRRSQSPPPLSDHEENKISIKFLLSNAEAGSIIGKGGSTISDFQSRSGARIQLSRNNEFFPGTMDRIVMVSGPIDDVLKAVDLILNKLLDESYVEDGGDVGPRSKVRLVVPNSSCGGIIGKGGSVIKSFIEDSRAGIKILPQDENFPGLHDRLVIVIGTLGEQMRAIELILYKLAEDTHYVQNMNAPFPYAAYLGMNYGPPNGVGGRYPNNRYQNKMEPNSEDRNNSVTIGVADERIGLVLGRNGRSVMEISQVSGARIKISDRGDFMSGTSDRKVTITGSQRAISIAESMISKKVATVTES
- the LOC129881100 gene encoding protein BTR1-like isoform X1; this translates as MAMEGVQSDYNSSTEGLQEHSSSPRRSQSPPPLSDHEENKISIKFLLSNAEAGSIIGKGGSTISDFQSRSGARIQLSRNNEFFPGTMDRIVMVSGPIDDVLKAVDLILNKLLDESYVEDGGDVGPRSKVRLVVPNSSCGGIIGKGGSVIKSFIEDSRAGIKILPQDENFPGLHDRLVIVIGTLGEQMRAIELILYKLAEDTHYVQNMNAPFPYAAAYLGMNYGPPNGVGGRYPNNRYQNKMEPNSEDRNNSVTIGVADERIGLVLGRNGRSVMEISQVSGARIKISDRGDFMSGTSDRKVTITGSQRAISIAESMISKKVATVTES
- the LOC129873849 gene encoding glycine-rich cell wall structural protein 2-like — protein: MVHSKLIGVAILLILLFVDLAFGARFYGRGGGGGGGGGGGGGGSALGVGSGYGSGYGSGKGYGYGETNDVFENGGGGGGGGGGGGGGGGSGGGNSGRGSGSGYGSGSGSGYGSGGGIGRGGGGGGGQGGGGGGGSGNGSGYGSGSGSGYGSGGGGGGGGGGGGGEGGGNGSGYGSGSGYGSGYGGGNGGYGGDEP